The nucleotide window GTAAGCCCAAGCAAGAAAACAAAAAACACGCAGAAAAAACCACTAATACCAATTGGGAAAACCAGAAGCGTGGATTCTACTACACTGTTGTTGAAGCCTTATTGAAGGCTGGTTTCAATGAAAAAGAAATTGGTAAAATCGGAGGCGGAAACTATTGCAGAATTTTTGATGAAGCAACTAAAGGACGATAAGAAACTTTTTCAAGTATATTTTAAAAAATCCCAATGATGATGAATTTATGAAGTGAACTTTTTGCAAGACCAAATGCAGCTGCGATGAAGAAAGAAAATGAAAAGACAATGAAGAAGCGGTTTTGTAAAAAGTTTTTTATTAAAAATAGCTTGTTAAGAATTTCAGATAAATTGTCTGAATCTTTTGAGAAGTTAAATTAAAATGAATGAACGATGCTGGAAAAAATCTTAAATTCACTTCTTGAAAATTTTCATAAATCCAATATTTTCAGGAATTTAAACAAATTCAAATTTTAGAAAAGATAGGAATTTCAAGTCTTTAATCCTTAATATATAAATGATAAAAATCAAAAATAAAAACCTCGAAATCAGCCTTCATCTCTTGATTTGGCTGGTTTTGTTTTTTCTTCCTGCAGCATTCACCATTGGTTCGGACACGGACTGGAACGGGATTTTCAAACATTTTTGGTTGCAGTTGGTTTTTCTTGCTATCATATTGTATGTCAATAATTTTGTTCTCGTAAAATGGCTTTTTGATGGTAAGAAAATTTGGTTTTATGTCTCAAACGCCGCGCTTCTGATTTTTTTGATTTTCATTAAAAGTCAAATTTTCGAGTGGCTGGAACCACAAAAGCCTAGAATGTTCGGGAGACGGCCACCAGACGGAATACGCTATTTTTTTGACTTCCTGATTTATCTGATTCCTGTAGCATTTTCAATCGCAATTAACGCAAGTAAAAGAATGAAGAAAGCCGAAGAAATGAAAATCGAAGCCGATAACATCAAACTGCAATCCGAACTCAAACATCTGAAATACCAGTTGCAGCCGCACTTCTTCTTTAATTCTCTCAATAATATTTATTCCTTGATTGATTTTGATTCCGAGAAGGCGAAACAAAGCGTTCATAGCTTAAGCAAATTGATGCGTCATCTTTTGTACAAAACGGATGTCGATAAAATCAGCCTTTCCGAAGAAATCGAATTCCTGAATAAATATATCGATTTGATGTCCGTGCGATTGAATGATAAAACGAAGGTCTACACCAATTTTCCAACGCGCATTCCCAATTTGGAAATTGCGCCTTTACTTTTCATTTCGATTGTTGAAAACGCTTTCAAACACGGCGTTTCGGCTACGCAACATTCCGATATTAGTTTTAAAATGGAAATTGTTGAAGACGAAATTCACTTCACAGCGTCAAACTCCAATTTTCCAAAAACCGACACGGACAAAAGCGGTTCCGGAATTGGCGTAGAAAATCTGCAAAAAAGACTTAACTTGCTTTATCCCGAAAAACACGAGTTTCATTCTTGTTTGAATGACGGAATGTACATTGCGGAAGTGAAATTGAAAACGAAGTAAGATTCAATCTATGAAAAAACTTTTGACATTATTTTTATTATTGATTTTGATTGGATGTTCAAAATCTAAATTTGATATTGAAGAAAGAAACGAAGATATAAGCTCGATTATAAAAACAGTTATTGAAACAGATAGCCTCAATGTTTCGAAAAATAATCCTGAAAATAACAAAATTGTGCAGTTTCTAAAAAAGGTAAAAGTTGTTCTTCCTAATCCTGATAAAAATATAATTAGTCCTCCAAATAGAGACGCTAGAGAATTAGATGAAATTTATAATTCTAAATCTGAAAGAGTTTTCAGCAAAAATGATTCACTTTATTTACTGTCTCAAAATACCAATCCGGATAGTTTAGAAATTAGCAATAAGCTGAAAGTAAAATATAATTACTCTCAACTTTCTAAAATTTTAAAGGATAGAGATAATGGGAATTATTATCAATATTATGAATTTGAAATTCCTCTGTTTTCTAAGGATAACAAAACCGCTTACATCGAATTAAATTATCATTCTAAAGGTTATTTTGGAAAAGGAATTGCCTACATTCTTAAAAAGGAAAATGATAAATGGAAAGTGGTTGATAGAACATTAACTTGGATAAACTAAAAGACATAGATAATGAAAAAAATAACCTGCCTCATTGCCGACGACGAACCAATGGCTCTCAGTTTAATCGAAAGTTACGTTCTCAAAACTCCTTTTCTGGAACTGAAAGCCAAATGCAACAGCGCAATCGAAGCAATGCAGGTCTTGGAAGAAGATAAAGACATCGATGTATTTTTCCTCGATATTCAAATGCCGGATTTATCTGGTCTGGAATTTTCAAAACTTGTTCCGCAAAACAAAAAAATCATTTTCACAACCGCCTTTGACCAATATGCGATTGATGGTTATAAAGTCAACGCTTTGGATTATCTGTTGAAACCTTTTGATTACAATGAATTTTTGAGTGCAGCCACAAAAGCCCGGAATTATTTTGAATCACAACAACCAGTTTCAGTATCAAAGCCTGAAAAAAAGCAGGAATTTTTCTTCGTAAAATCAGAGTACAAGCAAATCAAAATCAACTTTTCCGAAATTCTCTACATCGAAGGTTTGAAAGATTATGTCAAAATTTATCTGAAAGACAATCCGAAACCAATTCTCACTTTGATGAGTCTGAAAAAGCTGGAAGAAGAATTGCCATCTGATAATTTTATGAGAATCCATCGGTCCTTTATCATTGGCCTGGATAAAATCGAAGCCATCGAAAGAAATCACATCGTCATAGGAAAAGAACAAATTGCCATTGCTCCAAATTACAAAGATGCGTTGATGGAATATATTGGCGCAAAGAGTTTGTAAATTCCCATTCTTTGGAGGGGTGGAGATTCGCCTAAGCGAATTGACGGGGTGGTTTATAAAATCTCAACAATCTTCTGACCCATATTATTCAGAGAAAATACATCACCTTTCTGTTTTTCATTCATCGCTTTTGCCAGCGGAGATTCCGGCGAAATACAAATGATTTTCTCACTATCAATTTTAATCTCACCTAAGGAAACCGAAATGAAAAACAAACCTTTTTCAGTTTTTACAATGGCACCTTTTTCGGCTTTGTCATTTGGTTTTGGCAAAACAGTTTTGAGGAACTCCTTTTGTTTCAAAATCTCATTCAGCTGAATTTGAAGGTTGTTGATTTCCTGCTGCAGCATTTCTCTTCCCGTTTCATACTTGTCGCCCATCGAGCTTTTGGTGTCGTTGCTAGATGCGCGGGTTTCTGAAATCAGTTTTTCAAAATTCTCGATTTTTTCGGAGAGTTTCGTTTTGATAATTTGTAATAGGTTTGATTTCTCCATAGAGATTTTCTAGTTGTCAAACTCTCGCCGATTAAGCAGATTGAGCAGATTTTTTTAATTAATTAAATCTGCAAAATTTGCTTAATCGGCGAGATGATTATTTTTTAAGATGAAAAATTCACAAAGATTATTTTACTAAAGTCAATCCTAATTTCTCAGCTTCATTAATCACAAATTCTCTGGCTTCAACCTTGTCATTTTGAATTTCGCCTTCCAAAATTGCTTCTTTTACTTTTTCTTTCAGAATTCCGATTTCTCTGCCAGGATTTAAACCAAAAAGTTCCATAATTTCCTCACCCGAAATCGGTGGTTGAAAGTTTCGAACTTGGTCTTTCTCCTCAACTTCTTTGATTTTCTGCGCAACGTATTCAAAATTCTTTTTGAACTTAGCTTGCTTAGAATAATTCTTGGTCGTGATGTCCGACTTACAAAGTGTGAACAAGTCTTCCAAATCTTCTCCGGAATCGAAAAGCAAACGTCGCAATGCAGAATCCGAAGCATCATCCGTAATCAGCGCAATTGGTCTGGCGTGCATTCTCACAAGTTTTTCCACATATTTTTGCTCTTGTCCAAGTGGAAGTTTCAACCGTTTGAAGATTGATTTTGTCATCTTCGAGCCTAGAAATTCGTGACCGTGGAAAGTCCAGCCGATTCCTTCTACAAACTTTTTCGTCGGTGCTTTTCCGATGTCGTGCAGTAGCGCTGACCAACGAAGCCAAAGTTTATCGGTGCTTTCCGAAATATTATCTACGACTGCCAAAGTGTGATAGAAATTATCTTTGTGCGTTTGTCCATCGATGTCTTCGATGCCTTTTAGTGCGGTAAGTTCTGGGAGAATATATTTTAAAAGTGAAGTTTCTTCCAACAATTTCAAACCTTTTGAAGGTCTGTCAGAAAGCATTATTTTGTTGAACTCCACCATAATTCTTTCCATCGAGACAATTTTCATTCTCTCTGCTTCATCTTTGATGGCTTTCAAAGAATTTTCTTCGATTTTGAAATCCAAAGTTGTCGCAAAGCGAATCGCCCGCATCATTCTGAGTGGGTCGTCGGAATAGGTTTGATGCGGTTCTAGTGGCGTTCTCAGGATTTTTTTGTTCAAATCCTGAAGTCCGTTAAAAGGGTCGATGAGTTCGCCAAAATTTTCTTTGTTCAATGAAATCGCCATTGCATTGATGGTAAAATCTCTACGTTTTTGGTCATCCTCAATGGTTCCAATTTCTACGGATGGTTTTCTCGAATCCTCGCTATAGCTTTCTTTTCGCGCGCCAACAAATTCCAGTTCCAAATCCTTGTATCTGAACATCGCTGTTCCATAGGTTTTGAAAACCGCGACTTTCGTTTTTGGGTCGATCTCTTTGGCGATGCTTTCCGCTAATTCGATTCCGCTGGATTCTGTGACGAAATCTATATCGGTTGGCACTTTTCTTTTCATTATCAAATCACGAACGAATCCGCCAACAGCGTAAACGGTTTGTCCGTTTCTGGAAGCGACTTCAGAAATGATCTTGAAAAGTTTGAGGTTTTTATTTTGAGCTAAGTTGATAATCATCGGAAAATAAAATATTAGGTCATTGTGATCATTAATCGTTTATCAATTATCACTTATGATAATGGGCAAAGATAATTCTTTTGGGAAAAGTTCCTACTATGCGAAGCTGCGTAAGCGATAGTAGCGGTTATCCTTTCTTGTGGGCTTGCCAGCCCATAAGAAAGATAATAGCGGATAGCGCGGTCTCCCTATTTTTTGCGTGGGCTTTAGCTTCGGGAAAAATAGGGAGATACGCCCAAATTGTTATGAATCAGGACATTTTGACTTTTAATTTGAGGTAGAAATCTGAAATCGAGAAATTCTGTCCGCAAAAATCTTTCGGTATTTCTTTTGCGATAAGAGTAAATACAAAAAGTAGTTTTTTT belongs to Chryseobacterium sp. KACC 21268 and includes:
- a CDS encoding histidine kinase, whose translation is MIKIKNKNLEISLHLLIWLVLFFLPAAFTIGSDTDWNGIFKHFWLQLVFLAIILYVNNFVLVKWLFDGKKIWFYVSNAALLIFLIFIKSQIFEWLEPQKPRMFGRRPPDGIRYFFDFLIYLIPVAFSIAINASKRMKKAEEMKIEADNIKLQSELKHLKYQLQPHFFFNSLNNIYSLIDFDSEKAKQSVHSLSKLMRHLLYKTDVDKISLSEEIEFLNKYIDLMSVRLNDKTKVYTNFPTRIPNLEIAPLLFISIVENAFKHGVSATQHSDISFKMEIVEDEIHFTASNSNFPKTDTDKSGSGIGVENLQKRLNLLYPEKHEFHSCLNDGMYIAEVKLKTK
- a CDS encoding LytTR family DNA-binding domain-containing protein, encoding MKKITCLIADDEPMALSLIESYVLKTPFLELKAKCNSAIEAMQVLEEDKDIDVFFLDIQMPDLSGLEFSKLVPQNKKIIFTTAFDQYAIDGYKVNALDYLLKPFDYNEFLSAATKARNYFESQQPVSVSKPEKKQEFFFVKSEYKQIKINFSEILYIEGLKDYVKIYLKDNPKPILTLMSLKKLEEELPSDNFMRIHRSFIIGLDKIEAIERNHIVIGKEQIAIAPNYKDALMEYIGAKSL
- a CDS encoding HD domain-containing protein; protein product: MIINLAQNKNLKLFKIISEVASRNGQTVYAVGGFVRDLIMKRKVPTDIDFVTESSGIELAESIAKEIDPKTKVAVFKTYGTAMFRYKDLELEFVGARKESYSEDSRKPSVEIGTIEDDQKRRDFTINAMAISLNKENFGELIDPFNGLQDLNKKILRTPLEPHQTYSDDPLRMMRAIRFATTLDFKIEENSLKAIKDEAERMKIVSMERIMVEFNKIMLSDRPSKGLKLLEETSLLKYILPELTALKGIEDIDGQTHKDNFYHTLAVVDNISESTDKLWLRWSALLHDIGKAPTKKFVEGIGWTFHGHEFLGSKMTKSIFKRLKLPLGQEQKYVEKLVRMHARPIALITDDASDSALRRLLFDSGEDLEDLFTLCKSDITTKNYSKQAKFKKNFEYVAQKIKEVEEKDQVRNFQPPISGEEIMELFGLNPGREIGILKEKVKEAILEGEIQNDKVEAREFVINEAEKLGLTLVK